A single Mercenaria mercenaria strain notata chromosome 9, MADL_Memer_1, whole genome shotgun sequence DNA region contains:
- the LOC123547291 gene encoding sodium- and chloride-dependent creatine transporter 1-like → MIASTELEIRMKPKESDDLDESVLNNVQESSNPDVVDNDKFNLKRDQWSSKLDFILACVGCAVGLGNIWRFPYLCYKNGGGAFLIPYIICLVTCGLPLFMMELALGQYMRIGNVETWARLIPAFKGIGIASFVVTFQMNIYYIIILAWAAYFLVMSFTSTLPWSHCNNAWNTDWCFTQLNVTPVINVPSVLANESTQGKTVDAVIEFWERKVLHISGGIDEPGNIVWELAVSLLVIWILVYLCVCRGVRVSGKIVYFTALFPYVIITILLIRGVTLDGARDGIYFYLKPDFSRLLDPQVWVDGGTQIFFSYVLATGVVTTLSSYNKYRNNFYRDCFIIATFNSCTSFYGGFAVFSVLGFMAKEQNVTVSEVAKSGPGLVFIAYPKAITKMPISPLWAVLFFFMILLVGFDSQFVAVEALLAPIIDAFPQYLYRKRNRMILTAVYCVVTYFLGLSMLTEGGMYVFQLFDYYSASGLVLLWICFFEAVVVSWVFGEERFQEAAEMMIGRRFPCWFFMCWKYIIPVITSAIFIFSIVSFKPLTYEKTYIYPRWAQAIGFCMALVSMSCIPVVFIYTLITTRGTLRRRWQIIFTPLLQTHQISVKE, encoded by the exons ATGATAGCGAGTACAGAGTTAGAGATTCGCATGAAGCCAAAGGAAAGTGATGATTTGGATGAAAGTGTCTTGAACAATGTTCAAGAAAGCTCTAACCCAGATGTTGTagataatgataaatttaatctGAAGAGGGATCAATGGTCAAGTAAACTGGATTTTATTCTTGCCTGTGTAGGATGCGCTGTAGGACTTGGCAATATTTGGAGATTTCCATACTTGTGCTACAAGAATGGAGGAG gtgCGTTTCTGATACCATATATTATATGCCTTGTCACTTGCGGTTTGCCGCTTTTCATGATGGAACTGGCTCTCGGACAATATATGCGTATTGGCAATGTGGAAACATGGGCTAGACTAATTCCAGCATTTAAAG GAATAGGAATAGCATCGTTTGTTGTCACTTTCCAAATGAACATCTACTATATCATAATCTTGGCTTGGGCTGCCTACTTTCTTGTCATGTCGTTTACTTCAACGCTTCCGTGGTCACATTGTAACAATGCATGGAATACAGATTG GTGTTTCACGCAACTGAATGTAACACCAGTTATTAATGTTCCGTCAGTTCTGGCAAATGAATCAACCCAAGGCAAGACCGTCGACGCTGTAATAGAGTTCTGGGA GAGAAAGGTTCTACATATTTCCGGAGGTATTGACGAGCCGGGAAACATAGTTTGGGAGTTGGCTGTATCCTTACTCGTTATCTGGATATTAGTATATCTATGTGTTTGCAGAGGCGTCAGAGTTAGCGGAAAA ATAGTTTATTTTACTGCTTTATTTCCATATGTGATTATAACAATACTGCTTATACGTGGGGTGACTCTAGATGGAGCAAGGGACGGTATATATTTCTACCTCAAGCCAGACTTCTCAAGACTTTTAGATCCACAG GTTTGGGTAGACGGGGGGACGCAGATTTTCTTCTCCTATGTCCTGGCAACTGGCGTTGTTACTACGCTCAGCAGTTACAATAAATATCGTAACAACTTCTACAG GGATTGCTTTATCATAGCGACGTTTAATAGCTGTACTAGTTTCTATGGCGGATTTGCAGTGTTTTCAGTTCTTGGATTCATGGCGAAGGAGCAAAATGTTACTGTCAGTGAAGTTGCCAAATCTG GTCCTGGTTTAGTGTTTATTGCCTATCCTAAGGCTATCACGAAGATGCCAATATCACCTCTATGGGCTGTACTTTTTTTCTTCATGATATTACTGGTTGGGTTTGACAGTCAG TTTGTAGCTGTAGAAGCATTATTGGCGCCAATTATAGATGCTTTCCCACAATACCTGTACCGGAAGAGAAACAGAATGATTCTTACCGCAGTTTACTGTGTAGTTACTTATTTTCTTGGACTATCGATGCTAACAGAG GGTGGGATGTATGTGTTTCAACTCTTTGACTACTACAGTGCCAGTGGACTGGTCTTGCTATGGATTTGCTTCTTTGAGGCAGTTGTTGTCTCATGGGTGTTTG GAGAGGAACGTTTCCAGGAAGCAGCTGAGATGATGATAGGACGGAGATTTCCATGCTGGTTTTTTATGTGTTGGAAATACATCATACCAGTCATAACCTCT gcGATATTTATTTTCTCCATAGTGTCGTTTAAACCGCTGACCTATGAGAAGACATATATCTATCCTAGATGGGCTCAGGCAATTGGGTTTTGTATGGCTCTTGTGTCAATGAGTTGTATCCCCGTAGTTTTCATATACACGCTAATAACTACAAGGGGAACACTACGACGG